The Primulina tabacum isolate GXHZ01 chromosome 1, ASM2559414v2, whole genome shotgun sequence genome contains the following window.
GAAGatccatataaatttcttcagaGAGATCACCATTGAAGAATGCATTGTTAACATCAAGTTGAGCAAGTATCCAGTTTTGAGTGGTTGCCAAAGCAAGAAGAAGTTTTACGGTGGCTAGCTTGGCAACTGGAAAGAaagtttcaaaaaaatttataccTTCTTGTTGCGTGTAGCCTTTAACAACTAATCGGGCCTTATGTCTATCAACTGAGCCATCCGATTTATATTTTACTTTGTATACCCAACGACAACCAATTGGCTGTTTGCCCGTGGGAAGAGGCACCACAGACCATGTGTGGTTAGCTTGCATTGCATCAAGTTCTTCTTTCATCGCTGTGCGCCAAGATGCAGATTTAACTGCTTGATGATAGAACTGAGGTTCACACTGAGAAGAAATATTGAGCACAAGGTTCTTATAAGAAGGAGATAGTGAATCATAAGAGATATAATGATCTAGAGGATAAGCACAGACGGAAGAAGGTGGAGAATTGTATCTTAGCATATGACAGTGGTAATCTTGTAGAAAAGAAGGTTGTTTAGATATCCTGGATGAATGTCGGGTGATAGGAACAGGTAATGAATCAGAAGATGTAACTTCATGACCATTACGTGCATCTCTGGATACTGATTCATTGGACACATTTGGTAGTTCAGGACTTTCAGAAGACTGGTGCAATGGGTCTGAATTGGTGTGTATCTGAGGCTGGATGTGGCATTCCAAGGGGATATTTGTGTCCACATGTGCTGGTTTAGGAAGAACAATTGATGGGAATGGATCAATTACTTCTGTTGCCGAAGAGATATAGGAGAAGGGAAATATTGTCTCATGGAAATGTACATCTCGGAAGATGAAAATTTCTTTGCTCCTTATATTTATCAGCTTGTATCCTTTCATGCCTGATGGATATCCTAAGAAAACACACATGCGTGCCCTTGGCATAAACTTGTCCCGATGGGCTGCTAATGTAGATGCAAAAGCAAGACACCCGAAGACCCGTAGGTGTGCATAATCAACTGGTTTCTGATATAGTATTTCATATGGAGACTTATTCTGAGTGGATGGAGAAGGGACTCGATTCACTAGATAAGTGGCTGTCAAGATGCAATCATTCCATAGATCGATTGGCACTTGTGCCTGAAAGAACAATGATCGAGCCACATTAAGTAGATGTTGGTGTTTCCTTTCTACCACCGAGTTTTGTTGAGGCGTTTCAACACATGAAAATTGATGCAATATTCCCTTATCCCGAAAGAGCTCTGTGAAGGCAAGATCTTTAGCATTGTCTGTCCTAAATACCTTAATTCTTCTATTGAATTGCGTTTCAATCATGTTGCAGAATCTGGATACCACACTTAAAGCTTCGGATTTGTGTTGCATGAGAAAAACCCATGTGAATCGTGTGCAATCATCAACTAGAGTCAGAAAATATCGTTGTTTATTGACTGTTGGGACATGATATGGTCCCCAAGTATCACAATGTACAAGATCAAACGCATTGGAAGACTTATTATTAAGAGAAACAAAAGATAATCGTCTTTGTTTTGCCATTGGACAAACAGAGCAAGGTGTGTCAGCCTTAGAATCAACCTTGTCTAAATGAATATGAGTTTTTAGAACCTGTAGAATTTTTAGTGATGGATGGCCAAGACGGTTGTGCCAAGTTTGTATTCCAACTTGATTAATTGAAGCTTCTGAACCCAAGAAGCTAGTGTCCAGAACATATAAACCTTCTATTCTCTTACCCCTGCCAATCATCTTCTGTGCTGTCGTGTCCTGAATTACGAATGAGTTGCAGTAGAAACTGATCACAACATGTGCCGTGGCAATAAGTGAGCTGACAGACTAACAAATTAAATCGGAACTCTGGAATATAAAGAACATCCAATAGGATTAAAGAGTCTCCTAGCCTTATGTCACCACAGAATCGAACATCCACACAAGCATTGTTTGGCAGCGTTACTCTTGAGTTTTCTACTGCCTTAAGGGAAATAAATGCATTTGCATTTGAACAAATGTGCCTAGAGGCACCCGAATCAACTATCCAACAAGTATCTGAATTTAGTATACTTGGACTTGAAATAGAGAAACATGTACCTGAGATAGCTGTAGGTTTTTCACTAGCATCATTCTTTTCAGAGACAGAAAGTTGTTGAATCATCATGGCCATAAGTTGTTCCATTTGACTCttgtcaaatttttgaaagacattTGAGGTTGTAcccatattattattatgagATTCAGACTGATAAATGTGGTCATTCCCTTGATTAACAAGAGCAGTATAGCCTTTGTTCCCTTGTTTGTTTCTGGTCTTGAAACCAGGTGGATATCCATGTATTTTATAACACGTCTCAACCGTATGACCATGAACATTGCAATGAGTGCAGAATGGTCTTCCTTTTGTGAACCTTGATGGCGGGCGACTGTTGAAATGTGACTGAGTTTGATCATTCTTGATCGCAAATGCCATGTTTCGGCTTGATGCATTCATGGAGTTATGAGTACCAATGGCTCTCTGTCTTTCTTCTTGGACCACAAGTGCAAACACTCGGCTAATTGATGGCAGAGGATCAAGAAGtaaaacctggctctgataccatattacGAATGATGAACGAAGTGAGTTTTTTCATTGAGAAAAGTTTTCTTCAGAAAAGTAAAGTGATCAAGCACTTCTTCTGTTTTATGTTTACATGCATGTGCTAACTGTAACTACTAACCAATTCTTCTAACTAACTCTGATaggttttatatatatttttaggaaGTTATATACGGCCCAAGTCAATgtaaaacaataaaatttaGCATGATTTTTATGGAAGCAGGGTGATGATATCGACTCAACAACACAGTTACACATGACATGAAAAAAAGTAACGAAAAGTGTTTCGCGATAAGCCGATAACCAATTCCGTTCCAGGCACGACCCAGAGAAATCGGCGTGTAAAGCCTGGAACTTTGACGTAGTGAAGGCCGTTTTGGCTGATCCGCGGCCGTTCAGCTAACCTTAATGGATGAGAAAGTGAAATGGAAGCTTTTAAGATGGCATTTGAGCTAGCTAGTTAGCTTTGTCCAGCACATCAGTTAAGAAACAAAGTCCAGATTGTAATATCTCAAATTTGACGACTGTCTTCACTGTATTGAGACGAGTCTTTCTAGCGTGCTTATGTCTTCAGTCACACGCACTCTAAGAAGCTTCTaggggtcatccatcctagaATTGTCTTAAGTCAAGCATACTTAACTTTAGAGGTTTTAAGGGTTTAGGGCATTAAATGTATTACTCAATGAAAATTGAGGAAGCAACTTCGCTAGTAAAAGCATCggcaaacatgaaatcagaatCGTCATTGCTATTGTTGCCGCCCTATCGATGCAAGATACCATGAAGATCCTAATACCTGGAACCAATAACAATTAAAAAGGATCACTTGATCAAGTGGAAGGCAATGCAtggacacacacacacacacacacacacacacaaaaagtGGAAGGCAATGCAtggacacacacacacaaaaacgcACTCACATGGCTTGCTAGAATGTATAGAAGCAAATTATATGCAGCTCCAGCCCAAGCAGTCTTGGCGATAAAACCCGTACGTGGTTTTAGTTATCCTCCGATTCAGGGGGAAAATGACAAACAGCTAGCCGTGGAACATATTGGATTAGGACAATAAGAGCAAGAGTGTCGTAAACATGACCGGTTCCGTTGGGCTTTGTAGCTGGAATCACATACCAGATCACAATCTGCAACAACCAAGTCTTTTAAGTTCATGTCACTGATAAAGAATACATTTTGCTTAATTAGCTTTACAAGTAAGTCTACTATATCTGAGGCAACCGCAGCGTGGCGGTGAGATCAATTATGAAATCAGATTTAAGATACTTCGTCAATCTCGTGGGGATCCATAACAAGCTCCCCACACCCGAAAACCCGAGAACTTGGAACCACAAACGCCATCCAAAACTTCATCAGCAttgtatttatattattatattttgtatcaaaattaatttatctTAATATAGTATGATTGCTTTAAATTTCTAtaagattaataaaaaatttaaaaacaaatgaaaaaattTGTATAAATGCACAAAGAaccattttttttacaaaaaataaatgtttgtgaataggcaaaaatttgtgtgagacggtgtcTCACAAgtaatattttgtgatacagatctcttatttgggtcatccatgaaaaagtattattttttatgctaagaatattactttttattgtgaatatcggtaggattgacccgtctctcACAagtttattgtgaatataggtcttttgtgagatctcatgaatctttagcTGTGATAGGGCTGAATTGTGAATATAGGTCTTTTGTGaaatctcatgaatctttagctatgagacgggtcaaccctaccgatattcacaataaaaattaatactcttagcataaaaaataatatttttcatggatgacccaaataaaatatctgtctcacaaaatacgatccatgaACCGTCTCACATGAGTTTTGCCCAAAATACATCAATCGTCCCACCCCAAAGTCAAGATTGATTTcctttattaaattatataattaaataagcTTAATTGaacattaatttaaaatttaaaagacCGATTGTTTGCATAAGCTGTTGAAAATAGTGTAAACCGGATTCTTTGGAGATCCATGCAATCTGCTGGAGATTCATTTTCATATACGCCTGCAAATTTCaaggatttaaaattatttatgtcTTTATCTCAATATTATCACATAAGATGAATTACTCCAATTTATGATTTTTGTATGGATCTAAGAATAATTGTACATATACGTATATAATAATATACAAGCACACAAAATTCAATGATAtaatgtcaattttgtgagacaaatttcAAACCAGATtcaacaaattaaaaaaaaatattacgttttatgtaaaaaaataaaaatcattttttattatAGATATGAATCGAAAATTAACAAATTAGAAATTATAAGACTGTATGATAAAATACCTATaaaattgattaaatattaatataGCCGGAGAGTTTTGTGCCAACTGTGCTATGTTAATTATTGAGTGATAGATAGCCGAAATATATGATATACTGGAGTATGTGTCAGCTCTCCCTCTATATATATCTATgtatattaattataatatttaagtgattataacaaaaaaatatctaCACATAAAACGTGGCCACACTtggtttaattttttaattatttttaaattggcCGGTGCAGGGGAATGATATTGGATGGTTcatcttttttattttgatttttgtgTCACCAATATTAATCTTAATCTTCCATAAATACTTTGCATTTCGAGAGTGAGATTTTAGCAGGCTGGGAGTGGTGAGTATCTAATCTTGGAAGAAAACACGTAATTTACCGACTGATAAGGACCTGGCGATAAAGCACGAACACTCTTAACACTGTGAGTTCATCAGCAGCTCAGTATTTTTGTTAATAATGGGTGTAATTCAAGAAAACAACCTGGCactttttacaaaataaaaataaaaattacgtACATTTGTTTAATTGATCCAATCCAATGGAGTTGGGTTTCTTGATCTGGggtaaatgatatattttttttatgggtAGGCCGAATATGTGATAATGTGAGGCAAGAACAGatttttttggtaaaaatttACAGGGACCGCGGAGTTGGCAATTCAAACGACACATGTCACTAAttagtttctttctttcttactTGTGTTTTAACAAAAGACGTCGTATTAGGCGCTAATGTTGATCACAAGTTCCTATCAGTCTTTAATTTGGTGTTATCTTGTAGATTTTCGTTTTTGTCCCCATGATAAGAAAGGGTCCTTCACTTTTTTAATGGAGCATTCAGTGGTAAAAAGGCTGGCTTATAGTGCTTGCTCAAATGGGTAACCTATACTTGCTTTAAGACACCAGCCAAAAATGATTTCCCATGATTCTTAGACGGCCTGTGATGGATATACAAGGCTGGAACCCTAACAATGCTAAAAAGGTGAGAGTTTTGTGCCAgagaaatatcaattttttttactagTATTTGATAGTCGGTGATTTGTTTTCTACTTTTTATTTCTGTTACAGAAAGAATCTTGGAGGGCTGTGCTAACATTAGCTTATCAGAGTTTGGGTGTTGTTTATGGGGATTTAAGCACTTCACCTTTGTATGTATACAAAAGTACTTTTGCGGAGGACATCAAACATTCAGAATCTAATGAGGAAATATATGGGGTTTTGTCTTTCGTGTTCTGGACATTGACTCTGATTCCTCTTCTTAAATATGTGTTCATAGTACTCAGAGCTGATGATAATGGTGAAGGTGGGACTTTTGCTTTGTATTCATTGCTGTGCCGCCATGCCCGGGTGAGTACTTTGCCAAATGGGCAGCTTGCTGATGAGGAATTATATGAGTACAGAAAAGATGGAAGTGCATCAGGTAATAAAGGTCTTGGCTTAAGCTTGAAATCAATTTTGGAAAAGCATAAATTGCTGCAGAAGATATTGCTCGCTCTGGCTTTGATTGGGACTTGTATGGTGATTGGGGATGGAGTTCTTACACCAGCAATTTCGGGTATGAAATGGCTTCTTTTAAGTTGTGTTCACTGTTAATTTGGAGAAATTGAAATGTTGGAACTCAGAATTAATTCATGTTCTGTTGTTTATGCTCAGTATTTTCTGCTGTGTCCGGATTAGAACTTGTTGTGTCAAAGCATCATCACCAATGTAAGTCTCCTATGAATGTTTGATGTGTCATTTCTACGTGTTATAATTTGTTTGCTTGGTTTGGAAGAACATGGGGTATTCTTATCTCTGTGTAATCCGGTGTTTCATCATTTTTGGTAATGATCGATTCATTAACTTATGAAAACTCATTTCAACGCCAACCTTGAATTTGTCGAAGTGGCTTGTCTTTATCTCTTTAGATTGGCAAAGTAGAAACCTTTTAAACCAAGGGAAAAATATGATTGGCGTTGAAATATTGATTGGATATAAATTCTAGGTCTCGAAGACATCGACCTTTGAAGGCTCGAGATGTTCCAACCTTCAATTTagtctttaaaaaaatttgttcttacagcgttgtgtattttgtggacagagATTCCACCATATTGTGCTGAAAAGTCATTATTGTGGGGCCTTTCCTGTATCAGGACAAACTTTTCGCTTTAATCAAAGTAAAGATTGATACGATTTACATAAAAGTAAAGTTAGGCCACCATCTTCTTGATTGTGGATGACCACATCGCTGTATTCTGACGAGGAGATGCAACTTAAAGTAAAATAAGTTGTACTTATGGTAAAGTAATCATTTATGAACAATAAAAGACATTAGAATTCAATGATTTTCTGATGAAAATGTGATGTTATAGGGAGATGAGAACATACAGAGGTTGAATTTTAGAAATTCAGGTGAAAATTTATGTGTGATGTGTAAAGAAGCAATATTTTTGTGGTTATATGATCTTCTGTTCTCTCGACATCTCCATCAGCAATGACTGATGATATTCACGCTGGACTTGGGCTTATCTACAGTTGGATATATGACCTGCTACCAAAGTATTATCTACTCAGGCTGAATTACGTCTCTACTCAATTTGGATTTGTCCCGGCTTAATGCTTCGTAGATTTTAACACCAACTCAAAATGTAATACTGCTGCTTCTTTAAGGAAGGGAATGAAAATTGGAGTTTTAActatttgtttttcttgtgaggaaaaaaatatgaacttgGAGCATTCTATCATTGTTTTATTAATTGCATATTATCTAGATTATATTATATTGTATGAAGCTTCTTTGTGCTTAAACATTATTTAATCGCactttttacataaaaaatgatgattatttgtgattatatttcatgattatctataaaaattacttaaaaaaaatcaattgctTGGACACAACCTAGGCGGCCAAGGCGGTAGGCGGTCACCGACCGCCCCGCCACCGCCTCCCGTCATTTACAGCCTTGGCATTTAGATTTACCATTTTTTGAAGAACCATTATTAGGTTCCTCAGTATATTATTAGTAGTCGTTAATTTAGACATGGGCCATGCTCTCTATGCATGTCTTGATTTTTCCGTCTGTAAAGTCTTAAGAAACAGCTAATGATTTTTTTCCCTTAAATTTTTCATGTTTCACAGATATCGAAGTCCCTGTTGCTTGTATAATACTGGTTTTCTTATTTTATCTGCAACACTATGGAACCCACCGAATAGGATTTCTGTTTGCCCCAATCGTGATAACTTGGCTATTCTGCATCAGTGCCATCGGAGTGTATAATATATTCCAGTGGAATCTGAATGTTTACCAGGCACTCTCTCCTTACTACATGTATAAATTCTTGAAGAAGACTCGAAAAGGAGGCTGGATGTCCTTGGGTGGGATATTGTTGTGCATAACAGGTTATTAGAACATAAAATGCTATTTATTTCTGCTTAAAAGTATCTAATAGTTTCTTCCTTCtcatttaagtttcatttaGGTGTGATTTATGTTTTCAGGTTCAGAGGCCATGTTTGCTGATCTTGGACATTTTTCGCAGTTGTCCATCAAGGTGAATGAATTTGTTACTTTCCTTTTTATTATTTGAGTTTCCAATTCTCTATCAGATTATAGACCATAGAAGAGATACGACCCCTTCATGTAGTATATCATTGAGTATGATAAGTTCTACACGTTTGATGCAAAATCTTTACTGGTTTAACTTTGACTAAACAGCTGCCTTACTGCAGATAGCTTTTAGCTGTGTGGTTTATCCATCCTTAATCCTTGCTTATATGGGACAAGCGGCATATTTATCCAAACATCATGTAATCGAGAGTTACTACCGAATTGGATTCTATGAATCTGTACCTGGTATGTAAAGTTTCTCTGTCATTTAATCTTTATAAGTAGTATCCAAgataagtaatttttttttgaattttgcaaATAAACCAAATCCTCCTCTCGTCATGCAGAAAAAATTCGATGGCCTGTCCTCGCAATTGCGATACTTGCTGCTGTCGTGGGAAGCCAAGCCATCATCACTGGGACGTTTTCCATCATTAAGCAATGCTCTGCTTTGGGTTGCTTTCCAAGGGTCCGAATAATACACACTTCGTCTAAAATATGTGGGCAGATTTATATTCCTGCTATCAACTGGACTTTAATGCTTCTCGGATTGGCCGTCACCATTGGCTTCAGAGACACAAAACGCATTAGCAACGCATCTGGTAATATCTACACTAAAATGACATCTTTGCTTATAATTTTACCTTActtaatcaagaataaatttctTACTGTTCCCTGTTGGTTTCACCAGGTTTGGCTGTTATAACTGTTATGTTGGTGACCACATGTCTTATGTCTCTTGTCATCGTCTTGTGCTGGAATAGAGGTGTTGTTTTTGCCATTTGTTTCATATTCTTCTTTGGTTCCATCGAAGCCCTCTACTTCTCTGCTTCTCTAATCAAGTTTCTTGAAGGAGCTTGGGTCCCGGTTGCACTCTCCTTTATCTTTCTAGCAATAATGTACATTTGGCATTACGGGACATTTAAAAAGTATGAGTTTGACCTTCACAACAAAGTTTCCATCGACTGGCTCCTCGGTTTGAGTCCCAATCTTGGTATTGTACGGGTCCGAGGCATTGGCCTCATACATACAGAACTTGTTTCTGGAATTCCAGCTATCTTCTCCCATTTCGTGACTAATCTCCCAGCTTTTCACCAGGTTCTAGTCCTATTCTGTGTAAAATATGTCCCAGTTCCTCATGTGAGACCCGATGAGAGATTTCTTGTTGGAAGAATCGGGCCCAAAGGGTACAGAGTTTATCGATGCATAGCCCGATATGGATACCGTGATTCGCTCACGGATGATGTGGAGTTTGAAAGGGATCTGGGGATGGCATTTATATTAGGCCATTGTTACGTGAAGGCGAAGTCCGGTTCGAGTCTGATGAAGAGGGTGGTGATTAATCTGGGGTATGATTTCTTGAGAAGGAACTGTACATCACCAACATATGCACTGAATTTGCCTCGTGCATCAACTTTAGAGGTGGGGATGATTTACCTTGTTTAGTTTTGACGAAGAAAAAAGGTTCTTGTAAATGAATATTGTAAAGTAAATGGGGACTGGACTTGGGCCGGTATGTTTTTACTTTACACAGAAATCCATGTGGGCTTGTCGTAGAGTCTCacatgtcaattttgtgaaatgAATTTTCGACTCGATTCAACTTATgaaaaatatgactttttacGACTAAAGTATCACTGTTCATGATAGTTATGAATCGAGTTAA
Protein-coding sequences here:
- the LOC142544441 gene encoding potassium transporter 8-like; translated protein: MILRRPVMDIQGWNPNNAKKKESWRAVLTLAYQSLGVVYGDLSTSPLYVYKSTFAEDIKHSESNEEIYGVLSFVFWTLTLIPLLKYVFIVLRADDNGEGGTFALYSLLCRHARVSTLPNGQLADEELYEYRKDGSASGNKGLGLSLKSILEKHKLLQKILLALALIGTCMVIGDGVLTPAISVFSAVSGLELVVSKHHHQYIEVPVACIILVFLFYLQHYGTHRIGFLFAPIVITWLFCISAIGVYNIFQWNLNVYQALSPYYMYKFLKKTRKGGWMSLGGILLCITGSEAMFADLGHFSQLSIKIAFSCVVYPSLILAYMGQAAYLSKHHVIESYYRIGFYESVPEKIRWPVLAIAILAAVVGSQAIITGTFSIIKQCSALGCFPRVRIIHTSSKICGQIYIPAINWTLMLLGLAVTIGFRDTKRISNASGLAVITVMLVTTCLMSLVIVLCWNRGVVFAICFIFFFGSIEALYFSASLIKFLEGAWVPVALSFIFLAIMYIWHYGTFKKYEFDLHNKVSIDWLLGLSPNLGIVRVRGIGLIHTELVSGIPAIFSHFVTNLPAFHQVLVLFCVKYVPVPHVRPDERFLVGRIGPKGYRVYRCIARYGYRDSLTDDVEFERDLGMAFILGHCYVKAKSGSSLMKRVVINLGYDFLRRNCTSPTYALNLPRASTLEVGMIYLV